Proteins from a genomic interval of Pseudomonas silesiensis:
- a CDS encoding BatD family protein, protein MTRFTLSRFALLPALLLCTAQAQAAELVASVDRSRLNSGETVELTLETTDVTQFGKPDLTPLEPLFEVRGTRQVNQLNTLNGDNGATTRWIITLLPRQTGSVEIASLQLGEAQSQPITLQVIQSDTRDSSHQRAPVFIDASLDQNSVYVQAQAILTLRIYHSVSLYDDSSLPPLQIADARIEQLGESRTYEKDINGLRHGVIEMRYAIYPQQSGELIIPAQIFNAALVDATSQVPKSGKLMRVSSSEIMLTVKAKPSAYPADVPWLPARSLSLSESWNPQPDNAQVGDSLTRRLTVKAEGLASSQLPPLPATDVNGLRRYPDQPVLANQNSERGLIGSREDREALVPTRSGAIELPGVEVTWWNTFEDHLEHSSLPAQTLQVANNPSLMVDTAAGAPTAISAVTGETLWRWKLSTLILACTTLLGFGLWWRARWQPAILRSAQTGPSPRSVLDELKRACQANSPHATRQALDAWARQQPETLADMAARFVPLSNALDGLNGALYSETGQYWQGEDLWRAIKAIPIADRVHDPVGDSGLPPLYPK, encoded by the coding sequence ATGACCCGCTTCACCCTCTCCAGGTTCGCCCTGTTGCCCGCCTTGTTGCTCTGCACCGCTCAGGCGCAGGCTGCGGAGTTGGTCGCCAGTGTGGATCGCAGTCGCCTGAATTCCGGCGAGACGGTCGAACTGACCCTGGAAACCACTGACGTGACGCAGTTCGGCAAGCCTGACCTGACGCCGCTGGAACCACTGTTCGAAGTACGCGGCACCCGTCAGGTCAACCAGTTGAACACGCTTAACGGCGACAACGGTGCCACCACCCGATGGATCATCACCCTGCTGCCGCGGCAGACCGGCAGCGTGGAGATTGCGTCGCTGCAACTGGGTGAGGCGCAGAGCCAGCCGATCACCCTGCAAGTGATCCAGAGCGACACCCGGGACAGCAGCCACCAACGGGCCCCGGTGTTCATCGACGCCAGCCTCGATCAAAACAGCGTGTACGTACAAGCCCAGGCGATTCTGACCCTGCGGATCTACCATTCGGTATCGCTGTACGACGACAGCAGCCTGCCGCCCTTGCAGATCGCCGATGCACGCATCGAGCAACTGGGCGAGTCGCGCACCTATGAGAAAGACATCAACGGCCTGCGCCACGGCGTGATCGAAATGCGCTACGCGATTTACCCGCAACAAAGCGGTGAATTGATCATTCCGGCGCAGATCTTCAATGCCGCCCTGGTGGATGCCACTTCCCAGGTACCGAAATCCGGCAAGCTGATGCGCGTCAGCTCCTCCGAGATCATGCTCACTGTGAAGGCCAAACCGAGCGCTTACCCGGCCGATGTGCCCTGGTTGCCGGCTCGAAGCCTGAGCCTGAGCGAAAGCTGGAACCCGCAACCGGACAACGCGCAGGTGGGCGATTCCCTGACCCGCCGCCTGACCGTGAAGGCCGAGGGCCTGGCCAGTTCGCAATTGCCGCCGTTGCCCGCCACCGATGTCAACGGCTTGCGGCGCTACCCGGATCAACCGGTGCTGGCCAACCAGAACAGCGAGCGCGGCCTGATCGGCAGTCGCGAAGACCGCGAGGCCCTGGTGCCGACCCGCAGTGGAGCCATCGAGCTGCCCGGGGTGGAAGTGACCTGGTGGAACACGTTCGAGGATCACCTGGAACACAGCAGCCTGCCGGCCCAGACCCTGCAGGTGGCGAACAATCCGAGCCTGATGGTCGACACGGCTGCCGGCGCACCCACCGCCATTTCCGCCGTCACCGGCGAAACCCTCTGGCGCTGGAAACTCAGCACCCTGATCCTGGCCTGCACCACCCTCCTGGGCTTCGGTCTCTGGTGGCGCGCCCGCTGGCAACCGGCGATCCTGCGATCCGCGCAGACCGGCCCGAGCCCGCGCTCGGTGCTCGACGAACTCAAGCGTGCCTGTCAGGCCAACTCCCCCCACGCCACTCGCCAGGCCCTCGACGCCTGGGCCCGACAACAACCGGAAACCCTGGCCGACATGGCCGCTCGCTTCGTACCACTGTCTAACGCCCTCGACGGGCTCAACGGCGCGCTCTACAGCGAAACCGGCCAGTATTGGCAAGGCGAGGACCTGTGGCGGGCAATCAAGGCGATCCCGATTGCCGATCGGGTGCATGACCCGGTGGGCGACAGCGGGTTGCCGCCGCTTTATCCGAAGTGA
- a CDS encoding glutathione S-transferase, whose amino-acid sequence MNTLYSFRRCPYAMRARMALRYCGVAVNIVEVSLKAKPAEMLALSSKGTVPVLSAGGQVIDESLDIMRWALAQNDPQDWLLKDDPVGQRCIAELIEENDQVFKLQLNRYKYAERYPEQPMEVYRAEGEVFLRRLDELLQSREYLLTNHPSLADVALLPFVRQFAHVDREWFGQTPYLRLQAWLQRFLESDLFTSIMKK is encoded by the coding sequence ATGAATACCCTGTATTCGTTCCGCCGCTGCCCCTACGCCATGCGGGCGCGCATGGCCCTGCGCTATTGCGGGGTTGCCGTGAACATTGTCGAGGTCAGCCTGAAGGCCAAACCCGCCGAGATGCTCGCGTTGTCGAGCAAAGGCACGGTGCCGGTGCTGAGCGCTGGCGGTCAGGTGATCGATGAAAGCCTGGACATCATGCGCTGGGCTTTGGCACAGAACGACCCGCAGGATTGGTTGCTCAAGGATGATCCTGTTGGGCAGCGATGCATCGCCGAGCTGATCGAAGAAAACGATCAGGTGTTCAAGCTGCAGCTCAATCGCTACAAATACGCCGAGCGTTATCCCGAGCAGCCGATGGAGGTCTATCGCGCCGAGGGTGAAGTGTTTTTGCGCAGGCTGGATGAGTTGCTGCAATCGCGTGAGTATTTGCTGACGAACCATCCCAGTCTGGCGGATGTGGCGCTGTTGCCGTTCGTGCGGCAATTCGCCCATGTCGATCGGGAGTGGTTTGGGCAGACGCCCTACTTGCGTTTGCAGGCCTGGTTGCAGCGGTTTCTAGAGTCGGACCTGTTCACATCAATAATGAAGAAGTAA
- a CDS encoding SbcC/MukB-like Walker B domain-containing protein — protein MKILAIRLKNLASLAGPFEIDFTAEPLASAGLFAITGPTGAGKSTLLDALCLALFGAVPRLSNAQTSAKAPDADGEIGTGDPRTLLRRGTGEGYAEVDFVGIDGRRYRARWEANRAREKAGGKLQASRQSLRDIDQDQLLASQKVEFKIQLEAVLGLNFEQFTRAVLLAQSEFSAFLKANDNERSELLEKLTDTALYTRLGRRAFDKTKEARETHKLLQDQATGVTPLAPQARAELDERFNQAQQQLKTQQAQLKQLELQHTWLKDLRQLQDAQHSATEQLAGAQQHWHGLAGERLKLSRLEHLAPQRHQFARKAELSAQLTPLAAQIEQHTRQQAELSERQAQLELSLAAAQTELIEAQRQHSASAPLLRQAFEEQSTLARLDKDAAQRAELQQQAELACTQGQQRIQGLLEQQQQVAARLQRIAGELEQSSHLAPLSEAWNAWRDRLQQLMLVGNRLNKGQAELAELEQSATRAAEQLAAQKQHLEVLYKEAGAEPEAVAEQIQLLGNLLQDNRKQLRAFEELTRLWASQQELDKRAAELQQRQSTAQQERERLTQDGVNTKNQLTVAEQTLTITRELLERQRLARSASVEELREQLQDDQPCPVCGSPDHPYHQPEALLQSLGRHDESEQANAQKAVDLLKEKLTDLRAEVGGLIAQQREFLQQQEHLTAQQQSLTPSLQAHPLAATLLAQDALKRDAWLAQQNSQLNQSISQDEQRQSALLTLQQDAARLQQQLRSAEAASQQATQHLNHQQQALSSDRQRLDEELTAFSTLLPPATLEALRNEPAATFIQLDQQIAQRLEQLDQQRDELGEQQLRQQTLEKEQDRQLTRVQQLDTAQQQFTVIKEQQQTCQQKLAQLLGQHTSAEQWQQQLDQAVEQARTGEATASQQLQSVRTALVQLAAELKAQQQRLLALETEDRDLSARIADWRALHPELDDGGLENLLGVDDQQVNELRQQLQQSEKAIEQAKVLLHERDQRLLDHQAQHNGNLDAGELVTALAELQQLSAASEHQCAELRAEQAEDQRRQHANQALAQQIADAYTEYQRWARLNALIGSATGDTFRKIAQAYNLDLLVHHANVQLRQLVRRYRLKRGGSMLGLLVMDTEMGDELRSVHSLSGGETFLVSLALALGLASMASSTLKIESLFIDEGFGSLDPESLQLAMDALDGLQAQGRKVAVISHVQEMHERIPVQIQVRRQGNGLSTLEVK, from the coding sequence ATGAAGATCCTTGCGATCCGCCTGAAGAACCTCGCCTCGCTGGCCGGTCCGTTTGAGATCGACTTCACCGCTGAACCGCTGGCCAGTGCCGGTCTGTTCGCGATTACCGGTCCCACCGGCGCGGGTAAAAGCACCTTGCTCGATGCCTTGTGCCTGGCGTTGTTCGGTGCCGTGCCGCGCTTGAGCAATGCACAGACGTCGGCGAAGGCGCCGGACGCCGATGGCGAAATCGGCACAGGCGACCCGCGCACCCTGCTGCGTCGCGGCACCGGTGAGGGTTATGCCGAAGTGGATTTCGTCGGCATTGACGGCCGACGTTACCGTGCACGCTGGGAAGCCAATCGCGCGCGGGAAAAGGCCGGCGGCAAACTGCAGGCCAGTCGCCAAAGCTTGCGCGACATCGATCAGGATCAGCTGCTGGCCAGCCAGAAGGTCGAATTCAAAATCCAGCTCGAAGCGGTGCTGGGCTTGAACTTCGAGCAATTCACCCGGGCGGTGCTACTCGCTCAAAGCGAGTTCAGTGCCTTCCTCAAGGCGAACGACAACGAACGCAGCGAGCTCCTGGAGAAACTCACCGATACCGCGCTCTACACCCGTCTGGGTCGCCGCGCCTTCGACAAAACCAAGGAAGCCCGCGAAACCCACAAGCTGCTGCAGGACCAGGCCACCGGCGTCACGCCGCTGGCGCCGCAAGCCAGGGCGGAGCTGGATGAGCGATTCAACCAGGCGCAACAGCAACTCAAGACGCAACAGGCGCAACTCAAACAGCTTGAGTTGCAACACACTTGGCTCAAGGACCTGCGCCAGTTGCAGGACGCGCAACACAGCGCGACCGAGCAACTGGCTGGCGCCCAACAGCATTGGCACGGTCTGGCTGGCGAACGGCTGAAATTGAGTCGGCTGGAACACTTGGCGCCGCAACGGCACCAGTTCGCGCGCAAGGCCGAACTCAGCGCCCAGCTCACGCCGCTGGCCGCGCAGATTGAACAGCACACCCGCCAGCAAGCCGAGCTGAGCGAACGTCAGGCGCAACTCGAGCTCAGCCTGGCTGCGGCGCAGACCGAGCTGATCGAAGCCCAACGCCAGCACAGTGCCAGCGCGCCGCTACTGCGCCAGGCGTTTGAAGAGCAAAGCACCCTCGCCCGCCTGGACAAGGATGCCGCTCAGCGTGCCGAGCTCCAGCAACAGGCGGAACTTGCCTGCACTCAAGGGCAACAACGGATACAGGGCTTGCTTGAGCAACAACAACAAGTGGCTGCACGTCTGCAGCGAATCGCCGGGGAGCTTGAACAAAGCAGCCATCTGGCACCGCTGAGCGAGGCCTGGAATGCCTGGCGCGACCGTCTGCAGCAGCTGATGCTGGTGGGCAATCGTCTGAACAAGGGCCAGGCCGAACTGGCCGAACTGGAGCAGAGCGCCACCCGCGCCGCCGAGCAACTGGCGGCGCAAAAGCAGCACCTGGAAGTACTGTACAAGGAAGCCGGCGCCGAGCCGGAAGCCGTGGCGGAACAGATCCAGCTGCTGGGCAACCTGCTGCAGGACAACCGCAAACAATTGCGCGCATTTGAAGAGCTGACACGACTGTGGGCCAGCCAGCAAGAACTCGACAAGCGTGCCGCCGAGCTGCAACAGCGCCAGTCGACCGCGCAGCAAGAACGCGAGCGCCTGACCCAGGACGGCGTGAACACCAAAAACCAGCTGACGGTCGCCGAACAGACCCTGACCATCACCCGTGAACTGCTGGAACGCCAACGTCTGGCCCGCAGTGCCAGCGTCGAAGAATTGCGCGAGCAGCTGCAGGACGATCAGCCTTGCCCGGTGTGCGGCAGCCCTGATCATCCCTACCATCAGCCTGAAGCCTTATTGCAAAGTCTCGGTCGGCACGATGAAAGTGAACAGGCCAACGCCCAGAAAGCGGTCGACCTGCTCAAGGAAAAACTCACCGACCTGCGCGCTGAAGTCGGCGGGCTGATCGCTCAGCAAAGGGAATTTCTGCAACAGCAGGAGCACCTCACCGCGCAGCAACAGAGCCTGACGCCAAGCCTCCAGGCGCATCCGCTCGCAGCGACGTTGCTGGCTCAGGACGCGCTCAAGCGCGATGCCTGGCTGGCCCAGCAAAATAGTCAGTTGAATCAAAGCATCAGCCAGGACGAACAGCGCCAATCCGCCCTGCTCACCCTGCAACAGGATGCCGCGCGCCTACAACAGCAGTTGCGCAGCGCCGAAGCGGCGAGCCAGCAGGCAACCCAGCACCTGAATCATCAACAACAGGCGTTGAGCAGTGATCGCCAGCGTCTGGACGAAGAGCTGACGGCGTTCAGCACCCTGCTCCCGCCTGCAACGCTGGAAGCCTTGCGCAATGAACCCGCTGCGACCTTCATCCAGCTTGATCAACAGATTGCCCAACGCCTGGAGCAGCTCGATCAGCAGCGCGACGAACTCGGCGAACAGCAACTACGCCAGCAGACGCTGGAAAAAGAGCAAGATCGCCAACTGACCCGCGTCCAGCAACTGGACACCGCGCAGCAGCAATTCACGGTCATCAAAGAGCAACAACAGACTTGCCAGCAGAAACTGGCGCAATTGCTCGGCCAACACACGAGCGCCGAGCAGTGGCAGCAGCAACTCGACCAGGCGGTGGAACAGGCGCGCACTGGCGAAGCAACGGCCAGCCAGCAACTGCAAAGCGTGCGCACGGCACTGGTGCAACTGGCCGCCGAACTCAAGGCGCAGCAGCAACGCTTGCTCGCACTGGAAACAGAAGATCGCGATTTGAGCGCCAGGATCGCCGACTGGCGCGCCTTGCATCCGGAACTGGATGATGGCGGCCTGGAAAACCTGCTGGGCGTCGACGACCAGCAGGTCAACGAACTGCGCCAGCAATTACAACAAAGCGAAAAAGCCATCGAGCAGGCCAAGGTGCTGCTGCATGAGCGCGATCAACGGCTGCTCGATCATCAGGCTCAGCACAACGGCAACCTCGACGCCGGGGAACTGGTCACGGCACTTGCCGAACTGCAACAACTGTCGGCCGCCAGCGAACACCAGTGCGCCGAACTGCGAGCCGAACAGGCCGAGGATCAGCGTCGACAGCACGCCAATCAGGCCCTGGCGCAGCAGATCGCCGACGCCTACACCGAGTATCAGCGCTGGGCACGCTTGAATGCACTGATCGGCTCGGCCACCGGCGACACCTTCCGCAAGATCGCCCAGGCCTACAACCTCGACCTGCTGGTGCACCATGCCAACGTTCAATTGCGCCAGCTGGTGCGGCGCTATCGCCTGAAACGCGGCGGCAGCATGTTGGGATTGCTGGTGATGGACACCGAGATGGGTGACGAACTGCGTTCGGTGCATTCGCTGTCGGGCGGCGAGACGTTCCTGGTCTCGCTGGCACTGGCATTGGGCCTGGCATCGATGGCCTCGAGCACGCTGAAAATCGAATCGCTGTTCATCGATGAAGGCTTTGGCAGTCTCGATCCGGAATCCCTGCAACTGGCCATGGACGCCCTCGACGGCTTGCAGGCCCAGGGGCGCAAGGTCGCAGTGATTTCCCACGTCCAGGAAATGCACGAGCGCATTCCGGTGCAGATTCAGGTCCGCCGCCAGGGTAACGGCCTGAGTACCCTGGAGGTGAAATGA
- a CDS encoding lactonase family protein, which yields MRNLWPLLIAGSVGAMGVQTATAEEYQLLVGSYTAGQSQGIYRLKFDSSTGQIDASPLQVVNSENPSWLTLSRDQRRLFVVNENGPGQADPVGRVSSYAIDPKTHELSLINQVQSLGNEPTHSSLSAEGSHLFVSNYSVVEDPGGTLAVLPVGADGKLQPVVQMSSHPSSRVNPERQMSAHVHSTVSAPDGRYVFSNDLGADRIFVYRFDPKANPDLPLIGAKPAAVQLPPGSGPRHLLFSADGKHAWLTMEMSAQVAVFDYRDGQLEQTQMVDLAAGQPVSDKAAAALHASADDKFLYVSNRGTANQVLVFAIDPASGHLKELQRRSVEGDHPREFSLDPSGKFLLIANQKSNQIVVVERDAKTGLLGKTVQKLPMDAPSDLKFLVRQ from the coding sequence ATGCGTAATCTCTGGCCACTGTTGATCGCAGGCAGTGTTGGCGCGATGGGCGTGCAGACGGCGACGGCTGAGGAATATCAGCTGTTGGTCGGTTCTTACACCGCCGGCCAGAGCCAAGGGATTTACCGGCTGAAGTTCGACAGTTCAACCGGGCAGATCGACGCCAGTCCCTTGCAAGTGGTCAACAGCGAAAACCCGTCATGGCTGACCCTGTCCAGGGATCAGCGCCGATTGTTCGTGGTCAACGAAAACGGCCCGGGGCAGGCTGATCCGGTAGGGCGCGTCAGCAGTTATGCGATCGATCCCAAAACCCATGAGCTGAGCCTGATCAATCAGGTGCAGAGCCTGGGCAACGAGCCGACGCATTCGAGCCTCAGCGCAGAGGGCAGTCACCTGTTTGTCAGCAACTACTCGGTGGTCGAAGATCCCGGCGGCACCCTGGCGGTGTTGCCGGTGGGGGCCGACGGCAAGCTCCAGCCCGTGGTGCAAATGAGCAGTCATCCTTCGAGCCGGGTCAATCCCGAGCGGCAGATGTCGGCCCATGTGCATTCGACGGTTTCAGCGCCGGACGGGCGCTACGTGTTTTCCAATGACCTGGGGGCGGACCGGATTTTTGTCTATCGCTTCGACCCCAAGGCCAATCCGGACCTCCCGTTAATCGGGGCCAAACCGGCCGCGGTTCAGTTGCCACCCGGCAGCGGACCACGGCACCTGCTGTTCAGCGCCGATGGCAAACACGCGTGGCTGACCATGGAAATGAGCGCCCAGGTGGCGGTGTTCGACTACCGCGACGGTCAGCTGGAACAGACGCAAATGGTCGACCTGGCGGCGGGTCAGCCAGTGTCGGACAAGGCCGCAGCGGCACTGCATGCTTCGGCCGATGACAAGTTCCTCTACGTCAGCAACCGAGGCACGGCCAATCAGGTACTGGTGTTCGCCATCGATCCAGCGTCGGGCCACCTCAAGGAGCTGCAGCGCCGCTCCGTGGAAGGTGATCATCCGCGCGAGTTCAGCCTCGATCCGAGCGGCAAGTTCCTGTTGATCGCTAACCAGAAAAGCAACCAGATTGTCGTCGTCGAGCGCGATGCCAAGACCGGCCTGCTGGGCAAAACCGTGCAGAAATTGCCAATGGATGCCCCGAGCGATCTCAAGTTCCTGGTGCGTCAATAG
- a CDS encoding exonuclease SbcCD subunit D C-terminal domain-containing protein, producing the protein MRLFHTSDWHLGQNLHGQDRDFEHGCFLEWLLRQLKLDQPDVLLIAGDIFDTVNPPVKAQERLYDFIVSAHEQQPKLTIVMIAGNHDSGSRIELPAPLMRRLRTHALGRVLWLDDGQLDAERLLLPLPNAKGKTVAWCLALPFLRPAEVTGAHLGENYLRGIGQVHEWLIEAANVKRKPGQALIAISHAHMAGGSVSEDSERSLIIGNAEALPASLFGPSISYVALGHLHKPQKVNGEERIRYSGSPIPLSFSEIGYQHQILDVLLEGDSLVSVEPKLIPRAVNLQRIGPAPLAEILLQLADLPNIDLLADIQRQPWLEVRVRLDEPQPDLRHQVESALQGKAVRLVRIAAEYAGNGGRDGVDDGTTLVELDQLTPQELFSRAWQDSYGSEVDEQTLKDFAELLQDVQMETEQP; encoded by the coding sequence TTGCGTCTGTTCCACACCTCCGACTGGCACCTTGGACAAAACCTGCACGGCCAGGACCGCGATTTCGAGCACGGTTGTTTCCTCGAGTGGCTGCTGCGCCAACTCAAGCTGGACCAGCCCGATGTGCTGTTGATCGCCGGCGATATCTTTGACACGGTCAACCCGCCGGTCAAAGCCCAGGAACGCCTCTACGATTTCATCGTCAGCGCCCACGAGCAGCAGCCCAAGCTGACCATCGTGATGATTGCCGGCAACCACGATTCCGGCTCGCGCATCGAGCTGCCCGCGCCGTTGATGCGCCGTTTGCGCACCCATGCCCTGGGGCGGGTGCTGTGGCTGGACGATGGTCAACTCGACGCCGAGCGGTTGCTGCTGCCATTACCCAATGCCAAGGGCAAGACCGTCGCCTGGTGCCTGGCGCTGCCGTTCCTGCGCCCGGCCGAAGTCACCGGCGCGCATCTGGGCGAGAACTACCTGCGCGGTATCGGCCAGGTTCACGAATGGCTGATCGAAGCCGCCAACGTCAAGCGCAAACCTGGCCAGGCGCTGATCGCCATCAGTCACGCGCACATGGCGGGCGGTTCGGTGTCGGAAGACTCCGAGCGCAGCCTGATTATCGGCAATGCCGAAGCGCTGCCCGCCAGCCTGTTCGGGCCGAGCATCAGCTACGTCGCCCTCGGGCATCTGCACAAGCCGCAGAAGGTCAACGGTGAAGAGCGCATACGCTACAGCGGTTCGCCGATTCCGCTGTCGTTTTCCGAGATCGGTTATCAGCATCAGATTCTCGACGTCCTGCTGGAGGGCGACAGCCTGGTCAGCGTCGAACCGAAGCTGATTCCCCGCGCGGTGAATCTGCAGCGCATTGGGCCGGCGCCGTTGGCCGAGATTCTGCTGCAACTGGCCGACTTGCCGAATATCGACTTGCTGGCCGACATTCAGCGCCAGCCCTGGCTGGAAGTCCGGGTGCGCCTGGATGAGCCGCAACCCGACCTGCGCCATCAAGTCGAAAGCGCCCTGCAAGGCAAAGCCGTGCGCCTGGTGCGCATCGCCGCAGAATACGCCGGCAACGGCGGCCGCGATGGGGTCGATGACGGCACGACGCTGGTCGAACTGGACCAGCTCACACCTCAGGAATTGTTCAGCCGCGCGTGGCAGGACAGCTATGGCAGCGAGGTCGATGAACAAACGCTGAAGGACTTTGCAGAGTTGTTGCAGGACGTGCAGATGGAGACCGAACAACCATGA
- a CDS encoding ABC-F family ATP-binding cassette domain-containing protein produces the protein MTQQLLQLDQVSFNLPDGRVLFDHLNHTFSTGATGIVGANGCGKSLLGRLLTGEQPPTSGIVRREGQIYAVAQLLEPERYPSVAALAGVEPVLAALDRIAQGSIDDDDHSLAVDQWDCAARLHAELEKIGLGHLNADSRTDTLSGGERQRVALLGAWLSRADWLILDEPSNHLDIEQQHKLAQQIERWPNGLVVISHDRGLLEHVNEIVELSPLGLAAYGGNYSQYAAARELEQQAFQSALQGERAQARREQRVMVVQMERQQRRNARGDRQARDGNQTKLITNAQKERSENSQGKLRLNQQLAREQQQQRITEAWARCAPDIQRMMLSPESAVPNGKLIVQLNDVVLPFGHASPINLTLTGPMRMAIRGANGSGKSTLLQVIAGQLPVPEGELIRSCQVGWLDQHAGLQYPERTAVQWLYESNPQLPEAEARTRLAQMGIDADRAMLKTCQLSGGERLKVAMAAQLYAQRPPQLLLLDEPDNHLDLPSRIALEQMLNQYQGALIVVSHDSAFLQAIHLDAEFHLSN, from the coding sequence ATGACTCAACAATTACTTCAACTGGATCAAGTGTCGTTCAACCTGCCCGACGGGCGCGTTCTGTTCGATCACTTGAACCACACCTTCAGTACCGGGGCCACGGGAATCGTCGGCGCCAATGGCTGTGGCAAGTCCTTGCTTGGCCGGCTCCTGACGGGGGAGCAACCGCCCACCAGCGGCATCGTCCGTCGCGAAGGGCAGATTTACGCCGTGGCGCAGTTACTGGAACCCGAGCGCTATCCCAGCGTTGCCGCGTTGGCTGGTGTCGAGCCTGTCCTCGCGGCACTGGATCGCATTGCCCAAGGCAGCATCGACGATGACGACCATTCGCTGGCGGTCGATCAATGGGATTGCGCCGCACGCCTTCACGCCGAGCTGGAGAAAATCGGCCTGGGCCATTTGAATGCCGACTCACGCACCGACACCCTCAGTGGCGGCGAACGGCAGCGGGTGGCGCTGCTGGGGGCGTGGTTGTCCAGGGCTGACTGGCTCATTCTGGATGAGCCCAGCAACCATCTGGATATTGAGCAGCAACACAAACTCGCGCAGCAGATCGAGCGCTGGCCCAACGGCCTGGTGGTGATCAGCCACGACCGGGGTCTTCTTGAGCACGTGAATGAAATCGTCGAGCTGTCGCCGTTGGGGCTGGCGGCCTATGGCGGCAACTACAGTCAGTATGCGGCGGCGCGCGAGCTGGAGCAGCAGGCGTTCCAGTCGGCACTGCAAGGGGAGCGGGCACAAGCGAGGCGCGAACAACGTGTGATGGTCGTGCAGATGGAGCGTCAGCAACGGCGCAATGCGCGCGGAGACCGTCAGGCGCGCGACGGCAATCAGACCAAACTGATCACCAATGCCCAGAAAGAACGAAGTGAAAACAGCCAGGGGAAACTGCGCCTCAATCAACAACTGGCTCGGGAGCAGCAACAACAACGTATAACCGAGGCCTGGGCGCGGTGTGCGCCGGACATTCAACGCATGATGCTGTCCCCGGAAAGTGCGGTGCCCAATGGTAAGCTGATAGTGCAGCTCAACGACGTCGTGCTGCCGTTCGGTCACGCGTCGCCCATCAACCTGACGCTGACGGGACCCATGCGCATGGCGATACGAGGTGCCAACGGCAGCGGCAAATCGACCCTGTTGCAGGTCATCGCCGGCCAGCTGCCGGTGCCCGAAGGCGAGCTCATACGCAGTTGCCAGGTCGGCTGGCTGGATCAGCACGCCGGCTTGCAGTACCCCGAACGCACGGCGGTGCAATGGCTCTACGAGAGCAATCCCCAGTTGCCCGAGGCCGAGGCGCGAACCCGCTTGGCCCAGATGGGGATTGATGCGGATCGTGCGATGCTCAAGACCTGTCAGTTAAGCGGAGGCGAACGTCTGAAAGTAGCCATGGCTGCGCAGCTGTATGCGCAACGGCCGCCCCAATTGCTGTTGCTGGACGAACCGGATAACCATCTGGATCTGCCCAGCAGAATCGCGCTGGAACAGATGCTGAACCAGTACCAAGGGGCATTGATCGTGGTGTCCCATGACAGCGCTTTTTTACAGGCCATTCATCTGGATGCCGAATTCCATCTCAGCAACTAG
- a CDS encoding DUF5629 family protein — MTASTDTLLDALEHCDMLEIDGLHAFDFSLDEDDNLHIECMDGRALKRWEFSKAQIAAATFDPDLKSWIITGDSGEHRLLPMEAFGGGDDEDETNEDA; from the coding sequence ATGACTGCCTCAACCGACACCTTGCTCGACGCCCTCGAACACTGCGACATGCTGGAAATCGACGGGCTGCACGCCTTCGATTTCTCCCTCGATGAGGACGACAACCTGCACATCGAATGCATGGACGGCAGGGCGCTCAAACGCTGGGAGTTCAGCAAGGCGCAGATCGCGGCGGCAACGTTCGACCCGGATTTGAAGAGCTGGATCATCACCGGTGATTCCGGCGAGCACCGGCTGTTGCCGATGGAAGCGTTCGGCGGTGGCGACGATGAGGACGAAACGAATGAGGATGCGTAA